In Lysinibacillus sp. FSL M8-0337, the following proteins share a genomic window:
- a CDS encoding aminotransferase class I/II-fold pyridoxal phosphate-dependent enzyme, translated as MNNNIDSIIELEEMMVNFIRKFLSEQQNLHSQKVIEFSNANIFQLLDDLAIPSEGRPMCDVLSDAVEYIYKYRAKLNHPRYFGFVPGPASLISWVADVVTNAYNMHAGSWMSTPTASYIEKELIAWLNNKIGYTEQSGGIFVSGGSIANITALTVARDNKLDGDLAKGIAYISDQTHSSVMKGLKIIGLSDRNIRIIPTDNFKLNTMLLHEQIKADLSLGLKPFIVIASAGSTNTGSIDRMEDIHRICQKFNLWMHVDGAYGATVLLSKKHKSKLKGIENADSVSWDAHKWLFQTYGCGMILVKNKNLLFHSFHTNPEYLRDAQINNEEINFWDFGMELTRPARALKLWFTLQVLGSDKMEELINHGIRLAEYAESEVLKYKDWSIITKANLAIVNFRFSPSNFDDEIINRVNTEISRKMVSSAYAGVFTTILNGQVVLRMCTINPETTYMEIKKTIALLDEYARAISVKVLSDVNKSKVLQTAKN; from the coding sequence ATGAATAACAATATCGATAGCATAATTGAACTAGAAGAGATGATGGTAAACTTTATAAGAAAATTTTTATCAGAGCAGCAAAATTTGCATAGCCAAAAGGTCATTGAATTCTCAAACGCCAATATATTTCAACTATTGGATGATTTAGCAATACCAAGTGAAGGTAGACCGATGTGCGACGTTCTATCTGATGCAGTAGAATATATTTATAAATATAGAGCTAAGCTTAATCATCCTCGCTATTTTGGTTTTGTACCAGGCCCTGCATCACTCATATCATGGGTAGCTGATGTCGTAACCAATGCTTACAATATGCATGCAGGAAGTTGGATGTCAACACCTACGGCAAGTTATATTGAAAAGGAACTCATCGCTTGGTTAAATAATAAAATTGGTTACACCGAACAATCTGGCGGAATTTTTGTATCAGGTGGTTCGATTGCAAATATTACTGCGTTAACCGTAGCGCGTGATAATAAATTGGATGGTGATCTTGCCAAAGGAATAGCCTATATTTCCGATCAAACACATTCATCCGTAATGAAAGGTCTAAAAATAATTGGTTTAAGCGACCGTAATATTAGAATTATTCCAACTGATAATTTTAAATTAAATACAATGTTGCTGCATGAACAAATAAAAGCAGACTTATCATTAGGCTTAAAGCCATTTATAGTGATTGCCAGTGCTGGTTCCACTAATACAGGAAGTATTGATCGTATGGAAGATATTCATCGCATTTGCCAAAAGTTTAACCTTTGGATGCATGTTGATGGGGCTTATGGAGCGACTGTCCTTCTGTCAAAAAAGCATAAAAGTAAGTTAAAAGGGATTGAAAATGCCGATAGCGTCAGTTGGGATGCCCATAAATGGTTATTTCAGACGTATGGTTGTGGCATGATTTTGGTTAAAAATAAAAACCTATTATTTCATAGCTTTCATACTAATCCTGAATATTTAAGGGATGCACAAATAAATAATGAAGAAATTAATTTTTGGGACTTTGGTATGGAACTGACACGGCCAGCTAGAGCGCTAAAGCTGTGGTTCACGTTGCAAGTTCTAGGGTCGGATAAGATGGAGGAATTGATTAATCATGGTATACGTCTAGCAGAATATGCAGAAAGTGAAGTTTTAAAGTACAAGGATTGGAGCATTATAACGAAAGCGAACTTGGCAATCGTCAATTTTCGATTTTCACCATCGAATTTTGACGATGAGATCATAAATAGAGTGAATACAGAAATTTCGAGAAAAATGGTAAGTAGTGCTTATGCTGGGGTCTTTACGACGATATTAAACGGCCAAGTAGTTTTAAGAATGTGTACGATTAACCCTGAAACAACTTATATGGAAATAAAGAAGACGATTGCACTTTTGGATGAGTACGCAAGAGCTATTTCTGTCAAAGTGCTGTCCGATGTCAATAAGAGCAAGGTGCTACAGACTGCCAAAAATTGA
- the recQ gene encoding DNA helicase RecQ, translating to MEQARQMLQHHFGYDSFRTGQAQIIEQTLSGQSSLCVMPTGGGKSICYQIPALMLDGLTIVISPLISLMQDQVESLRAANIPAAYINSTLSAQEVDETMQLASGGYLKLLYIAPERLESAAFLQALSQLYVPLLAVDEAHCISQWGHDFRPSYRAIQKLFTLWAQQPTVLALTATATPAVCEDIRQLLSIDEKATLITGFERENLAFTVLIGENKERYIKNYIEKNKSEVGIIYAATRKSVDALYDSLTRAGVSVAKYHAGLSENLRMTEQERFLKDEARIMIATNAFGMGIDKSNVRFVIHYQMPRNMESYYQEAGRAGRDGLPSACILLYASGDVQTQRFLIEQTRDEARIAQELEKLQTMVDYCHTEGCLQNAILTYFGEQAAAPCKRCSNCQDNRDVKDVTEDAQKVLACVVRMGQKFGKTMVAQVLIGSKNQKVLEFGFSRLSTYGILKGQSSKEVSNFIEFLIAEGLLAVKHGTFPTIYVSEEGKSVLLGKRTVMRKQAVTVRQLADNDPLFEHLRILRKEIADEEKVPPFVVFSDKTLRELCDKKPSELEGLRQVSGIGEVKFEKYGKRFFDAMQSFTLT from the coding sequence ATGGAGCAAGCAAGACAAATGCTACAGCATCACTTTGGTTATGATTCGTTTCGCACCGGACAAGCGCAAATTATTGAGCAAACATTAAGTGGGCAGTCGAGCCTTTGCGTGATGCCGACAGGTGGAGGAAAATCGATTTGCTATCAAATTCCGGCATTAATGCTTGATGGTTTAACGATTGTGATTTCACCGTTAATTTCCCTAATGCAAGATCAAGTTGAGTCATTGCGAGCAGCGAATATACCGGCGGCTTATATCAATAGTACGTTATCAGCACAAGAAGTGGATGAAACGATGCAGCTAGCGAGTGGAGGTTATTTGAAGCTGCTCTATATTGCACCGGAAAGATTAGAAAGTGCTGCCTTTTTACAAGCATTATCACAATTATATGTACCATTGCTAGCTGTAGATGAAGCGCATTGTATTTCGCAGTGGGGCCATGATTTTCGCCCCAGCTATCGCGCCATTCAAAAATTATTTACATTATGGGCACAACAACCCACTGTGCTTGCCTTAACTGCTACAGCAACTCCTGCTGTCTGTGAGGATATCCGTCAATTATTATCGATTGACGAAAAGGCAACACTCATTACAGGCTTTGAACGTGAAAACTTAGCTTTTACGGTGTTAATCGGTGAAAATAAAGAGCGCTATATTAAAAATTATATTGAAAAAAATAAATCGGAAGTCGGCATTATTTATGCGGCGACACGTAAATCAGTTGATGCATTGTATGACTCACTGACACGTGCGGGTGTGTCGGTTGCAAAATATCATGCAGGACTGTCAGAGAACTTGCGTATGACTGAACAAGAACGATTTTTAAAAGATGAGGCTCGCATTATGATCGCAACCAATGCGTTTGGTATGGGAATCGATAAAAGTAATGTTCGCTTTGTGATTCACTATCAAATGCCACGTAATATGGAGAGTTATTATCAAGAAGCGGGCCGCGCAGGGCGTGATGGTTTGCCGAGTGCTTGTATTTTGCTCTACGCTTCAGGGGATGTACAAACACAACGTTTTTTAATTGAGCAGACACGTGATGAAGCGCGTATCGCACAGGAATTAGAAAAATTACAAACGATGGTCGATTACTGTCATACCGAAGGCTGCCTACAAAATGCGATTTTAACGTATTTCGGTGAACAGGCAGCCGCACCTTGTAAACGTTGCAGTAATTGTCAAGATAACCGGGACGTAAAAGATGTCACGGAAGATGCACAAAAGGTATTAGCATGTGTTGTAAGAATGGGACAAAAATTTGGCAAAACAATGGTAGCACAAGTATTAATAGGCTCTAAAAATCAAAAAGTTCTTGAATTTGGATTTTCAAGACTTTCAACATATGGCATTTTAAAAGGGCAATCTTCGAAGGAGGTTTCTAATTTTATCGAATTTTTAATTGCGGAAGGATTATTAGCAGTTAAACATGGCACATTTCCAACAATTTATGTATCGGAGGAAGGAAAATCTGTTTTGTTAGGCAAGCGAACAGTTATGCGAAAACAAGCTGTTACGGTTCGACAACTTGCAGATAATGATCCATTATTTGAACACTTACGCATATTACGCAAAGAGATTGCCGATGAAGAAAAGGTACCACCATTTGTCGTGTTCTCTGATAAAACATTGCGTGAATTATGCGATAAAAAGCCTTCAGAGCTGGAAGGACTTAGACAAGTGAGTGGTATTGGTGAAGTGAAATTCGAGAAGTATGGCAAGCGTTTCTTTGATGCAATGCAGTCGTTTACCTTAACTTAA
- a CDS encoding AI-2E family transporter translates to MSEKRPREHSNFFSTKFIRFLGGKNLLFTLIILLLLACVIYMFGKVSFIFTPLQVLFEVVILPGVLAVIGYYLLRPLLGILEKWRIPRIWGILILYIGVVGVITLLVVLVYPFLRDQFTNLAQEFPVYFMALTQNIVEYLNNSRVNEYLANMDFNYEKVVMNFTTDIIETVKDTAANLAQGVATGITGFLSTLTGIILSLVTVPFILFYLLKDGEKLPKFVMKICPPRMRPGLHDVLHDMDKQISSYIQGQILVSMCIGAMVTIGFLIIGMKYALLLGFLAMITSVVPYLGPVIAITPAAIIALVNSPLMLVKLAIVWTIVQLIEGKFISPQIMGKSLSIHPISIIFVLLTAGSLFGVPGVILGIPGYAILKVLVTHLFKLFKQRYNRYEDEVVQKYDV, encoded by the coding sequence ATGAGTGAAAAAAGACCGAGGGAGCATTCAAACTTCTTTTCGACGAAGTTTATTCGCTTTTTAGGTGGTAAAAATTTATTATTTACGTTAATTATTTTATTATTACTCGCATGTGTCATTTACATGTTTGGAAAAGTTTCCTTTATATTTACCCCGCTACAAGTATTATTTGAGGTTGTTATTTTACCAGGGGTACTAGCCGTAATCGGGTATTATTTATTACGACCATTATTAGGAATACTTGAAAAGTGGCGTATCCCAAGAATTTGGGGCATTTTAATTTTATATATTGGTGTAGTTGGCGTCATTACTTTACTTGTCGTGTTGGTCTATCCATTTTTACGAGATCAATTTACGAATTTAGCACAGGAATTCCCTGTCTATTTTATGGCACTAACACAAAATATAGTGGAATACTTAAATAACTCACGTGTTAATGAGTATTTAGCCAATATGGATTTTAATTATGAAAAAGTTGTTATGAATTTTACGACAGATATTATTGAAACAGTAAAAGATACAGCGGCTAATTTAGCACAAGGTGTTGCAACAGGGATAACCGGTTTTCTTTCAACTTTAACAGGCATTATTTTATCGCTTGTAACGGTACCATTTATATTATTTTACTTATTAAAAGATGGCGAGAAATTACCGAAATTTGTTATGAAAATATGCCCGCCTCGCATGCGTCCAGGTTTACATGATGTTTTACACGATATGGACAAGCAAATTAGTTCTTACATACAAGGGCAAATTTTAGTGTCAATGTGTATTGGGGCAATGGTCACAATTGGCTTCTTAATTATCGGCATGAAATATGCATTGCTACTTGGTTTTTTAGCTATGATAACAAGTGTAGTTCCTTATTTAGGACCAGTCATTGCAATTACACCAGCTGCTATTATTGCGCTTGTTAACTCGCCATTAATGCTTGTTAAACTAGCCATCGTCTGGACGATAGTGCAGTTAATAGAAGGGAAGTTTATTTCTCCGCAAATTATGGGGAAATCCTTGAGCATCCATCCTATTTCGATCATTTTCGTCTTGCTAACAGCAGGTTCATTATTTGGTGTACCGGGAGTAATTTTAGGGATTCCAGGCTATGCAATTTTAAAAGTACTCGTCACACATTTATTTAAGCTATTTAAGCAACGATATAATCGCTACGAAGATGAAGTAGTACAAAAATATGATGTGTAA
- a CDS encoding LCP family protein translates to MEEQDYTRRSQRPKKRRLRKGRALFTFLLLCVIVIAGYSIMQYRSGLQLATDTLVPQEDFSGDEVKDDIENYLLLGIDTRGEEKSRTDTMMVLSWNKKTNDVKLVSFMRDIYADIPGYQSYKLNTAYYLGGVQLLKDTLSNMFGLPIHHYALVDFKNFESLVDILAPNGVEMDVEKDMSEKIGVTLTKGTHNLNGQELLGYARFRHDAEGDFGRVARQQKVIEALKNEILAPQNLLNLPKFIGAAQGYVTTDYSSAGEIQQVLKMVSKGKVSIEKATIPIEGSYDFQNFSHAGSAIVIDEKANKAFLSKFLGISLE, encoded by the coding sequence ATGGAAGAGCAAGACTATACAAGACGCTCACAACGTCCTAAGAAACGTCGATTGCGTAAAGGAAGAGCACTGTTTACGTTCTTATTACTCTGTGTCATTGTCATTGCTGGATACAGTATTATGCAATATCGAAGTGGTTTGCAATTAGCTACAGACACGTTGGTACCCCAAGAAGACTTTAGTGGAGACGAAGTAAAGGACGATATTGAGAACTATTTATTATTAGGAATCGATACACGCGGTGAGGAGAAATCGCGAACAGATACAATGATGGTATTATCTTGGAATAAGAAAACAAACGATGTGAAACTAGTATCATTTATGCGGGATATTTATGCAGACATTCCCGGCTATCAATCCTATAAACTAAACACGGCGTATTATTTAGGCGGTGTTCAACTGTTAAAAGACACATTAAGTAATATGTTTGGTTTACCGATTCACCATTACGCACTTGTCGATTTTAAAAATTTTGAATCACTTGTAGACATTTTAGCACCTAATGGTGTGGAAATGGATGTAGAAAAGGATATGTCGGAAAAAATTGGTGTTACCCTTACAAAAGGTACCCATAATCTAAATGGGCAGGAATTACTTGGCTATGCAAGGTTCCGTCATGATGCGGAAGGGGATTTTGGCCGTGTTGCTCGTCAGCAAAAAGTGATTGAAGCATTAAAAAATGAAATATTAGCACCACAAAATCTATTGAATTTACCTAAATTCATCGGTGCCGCACAAGGTTATGTAACGACTGATTATTCATCTGCAGGTGAAATCCAACAAGTTTTAAAAATGGTGTCTAAAGGGAAAGTATCAATCGAGAAAGCGACAATACCTATTGAAGGTAGCTATGATTTCCAAAACTTTAGCCATGCAGGATCTGCTATTGTGATTGATGAAAAGGCAAACAAAGCGTTTTTAAGTAAATTTTTAGGAATTTCCTTAGAGTGA
- the argS gene encoding arginine--tRNA ligase, translating into MITHIAKSLAIALHQQVAAEEIETLLEKPKNRALGDFALPCFKLSKQLGKSPQTITTEIQKNVTCELIQSIELVGGYVNLFLNQHLITQQVLSKVMKEQKLYGTSPISKGSAVFDFSSPNIAKPFSMGHLRSTVIGNALANLAEKNGYKAICINHLGDWGTQFGKLIVAYHLWGNQQAIEAAPIKELLKIYVKFHEEAQQDATLIVQARAAFKALEEQDEQALALWQWFREVSLEEFKGLYQLLGIQFDRYEGEAFYNDKMPAVVSELQTKELLTLSEGAYVVELEDMPPCIIMKTDGATLYATRDLAAAFYRKQQYNPEKIYYVVGNEQTLHFQQLFHVIEKMGYDWAQDLRHVAFGMILQDGKKMSTRKGKIVLLHDVLTEAIETAKQSIQLKNPHLQNKEEVARQVGVGAVIFNDLKNNRIHDIEFSINDMMQFEGETGPYIQYTHARIHSILDKADGPLEEVSFQPLGQQAWQVLLLLEQFPRVITNAYEQVDPSIVAKYALQLARAFNKYYATNKILTKDRLQSCRLTLCQGVAIILNEALALLGIEAPKNM; encoded by the coding sequence TTGATAACACACATTGCGAAAAGTTTAGCGATAGCATTACATCAGCAAGTAGCAGCCGAGGAGATTGAAACATTACTTGAAAAACCTAAAAATAGAGCATTGGGTGATTTTGCCCTGCCGTGTTTTAAACTGTCTAAACAGCTAGGTAAATCTCCACAAACCATTACAACTGAAATTCAAAAAAATGTAACGTGTGAGCTGATACAATCTATCGAGCTAGTTGGCGGATATGTCAATTTATTTTTAAATCAACACCTCATCACACAACAAGTATTAAGCAAAGTGATGAAAGAGCAAAAATTATATGGAACAAGTCCAATAAGTAAAGGCAGTGCCGTATTCGACTTTTCTTCACCAAATATTGCCAAGCCTTTCTCAATGGGGCATTTACGTTCAACAGTTATAGGCAATGCCCTTGCCAATCTAGCAGAGAAAAATGGCTATAAGGCTATTTGTATTAATCATTTAGGCGATTGGGGTACTCAGTTTGGAAAGTTAATTGTCGCTTATCATCTATGGGGAAACCAACAAGCAATTGAAGCTGCACCAATTAAAGAATTATTGAAAATTTATGTAAAATTTCATGAAGAAGCACAACAAGATGCAACGTTAATTGTACAAGCGCGAGCGGCATTTAAAGCGTTAGAAGAGCAAGATGAACAGGCACTTGCTCTATGGCAATGGTTTAGAGAAGTATCATTAGAAGAATTTAAGGGACTATATCAGTTGTTAGGTATTCAATTTGATCGTTACGAAGGAGAAGCGTTCTATAATGATAAAATGCCAGCGGTTGTAAGTGAATTACAAACAAAAGAACTGCTGACACTATCTGAAGGTGCATATGTGGTTGAATTAGAGGATATGCCTCCTTGTATCATAATGAAAACAGATGGCGCTACACTGTATGCTACGCGTGATTTAGCCGCTGCCTTTTATCGAAAGCAACAGTATAATCCTGAAAAAATTTACTATGTCGTGGGCAATGAACAAACATTGCATTTCCAACAGTTATTTCACGTTATTGAAAAAATGGGTTATGATTGGGCACAAGATTTACGCCATGTGGCTTTTGGAATGATACTTCAAGATGGAAAAAAGATGTCAACGCGAAAAGGGAAAATTGTTCTTCTTCATGATGTATTGACAGAAGCGATTGAGACTGCAAAACAAAGTATTCAACTGAAAAATCCACATTTACAAAATAAAGAAGAAGTAGCAAGGCAGGTTGGTGTAGGTGCCGTTATTTTCAATGACTTAAAAAATAATCGCATCCATGATATTGAATTTTCTATAAACGACATGATGCAGTTTGAAGGGGAAACGGGCCCATATATCCAATATACGCATGCACGCATTCACTCCATTTTGGACAAAGCAGATGGTCCACTTGAGGAAGTGTCTTTCCAACCGTTAGGACAACAGGCATGGCAGGTCTTGTTGTTACTTGAACAATTTCCTCGTGTAATAACGAACGCTTATGAACAAGTAGATCCTTCCATCGTAGCTAAATATGCTTTACAATTAGCTCGTGCGTTTAATAAATATTATGCAACGAATAAAATATTAACAAAAGATCGCTTACAAAGTTGCCGTTTAACATTATGTCAAGGTGTAGCTATAATTCTAAACGAAGCATTAGCTTTGTTAGGAATCGAAGCACCGAAAAATATGTGA
- the msrA gene encoding peptide-methionine (S)-S-oxide reductase MsrA: MIEKATFAGGCFWCMVKPFVEWDGIHKVTSGYMGGHLENPTYEDVKKGNSGHLEVVEIEFDPTIFSYEQLLDIYWMQIDPTDAYGQFHDRGESYATAIFTYSEEQKRIAQASKEKLANSGRFDKPIVTTIRDAQHFYPAEDYHQDYYKKEPNHYKQDRAVSGRDEFIAEHWKK; this comes from the coding sequence ATGATAGAAAAAGCGACGTTTGCAGGTGGCTGTTTTTGGTGTATGGTAAAGCCATTTGTAGAATGGGACGGCATACATAAGGTTACATCAGGCTATATGGGTGGCCATTTAGAAAATCCAACATATGAAGACGTTAAAAAAGGCAACTCAGGTCATTTAGAAGTAGTCGAAATTGAATTTGATCCCACTATTTTTAGTTATGAACAGTTACTTGATATTTATTGGATGCAAATTGACCCTACAGATGCCTACGGTCAGTTTCACGACAGGGGCGAATCCTATGCAACGGCCATTTTTACGTATTCTGAAGAACAAAAAAGAATTGCGCAGGCATCGAAAGAAAAGCTTGCCAATAGTGGTCGCTTCGATAAACCTATTGTAACCACAATTCGTGATGCTCAACACTTTTATCCAGCAGAAGATTACCATCAAGACTATTACAAAAAAGAACCGAACCATTATAAACAAGATCGAGCGGTATCAGGACGTGATGAATTTATTGCGGAACATTGGAAAAAATAA
- a CDS encoding MFS transporter — MNNKQWTASTIVVVVSIFFVALNMRPAVTSIGPLFNVLMESLQVSNTQMSLLTSIPVFCMGLFAPVAVPLQRRLGTKFSIALLLTIIGLANGLRWLQESFVLLVVTSFAAGLAIAIIGPMVNAFIKEQFPNRFATVVGVYSFGIGTGATLSAALTVSFYNGFHKDWTIALGSWAMLAVLALIIWLLVIPNQVEQSSVQKDERTKEAVRNPWKNSRAWTILLYFGFQTSLFFSMMSWLTPILQDKGLTLVAASSMLTFLSIIQMIGNIVVPILMEKWSNRIRWLLSLGIIGVIGFALLWLGTGWLVWIGVLIIGIVLSGLFPIGLLLPLDEARSHEEANSWSSMVMSGGFMMSAIIPTLIGYCYDLTGNHSFTFVIFLLLTFGIITTALVLRKK, encoded by the coding sequence ATGAATAATAAACAATGGACAGCTTCGACAATCGTCGTTGTTGTCAGTATTTTTTTCGTCGCCCTCAATATGCGACCAGCTGTAACTAGCATAGGGCCACTATTTAATGTGTTAATGGAGTCTCTTCAAGTATCCAATACGCAAATGAGTTTATTAACATCCATTCCTGTCTTTTGTATGGGGCTTTTTGCACCAGTGGCTGTTCCGTTACAGCGACGGCTTGGTACAAAGTTTTCAATTGCACTACTTTTAACTATTATTGGGTTAGCCAATGGACTTCGATGGTTACAGGAAAGCTTCGTTTTGCTTGTGGTTACAAGTTTTGCTGCTGGTCTTGCCATCGCTATTATCGGGCCGATGGTAAATGCATTTATTAAAGAACAATTTCCAAATCGTTTTGCAACGGTAGTTGGCGTGTATTCTTTTGGCATTGGGACAGGTGCAACATTAAGTGCGGCATTAACGGTATCATTTTATAATGGGTTTCATAAAGATTGGACCATTGCCCTTGGTAGCTGGGCAATGCTGGCTGTGCTTGCTCTTATAATTTGGTTGCTTGTTATCCCAAATCAGGTAGAGCAGTCGTCTGTACAAAAGGATGAGCGAACAAAGGAAGCTGTACGTAATCCGTGGAAAAACAGCCGTGCGTGGACGATTTTACTTTATTTTGGTTTTCAAACATCGTTATTTTTCTCGATGATGTCTTGGTTAACGCCTATTTTACAAGATAAAGGCTTAACACTCGTTGCTGCCAGTTCGATGTTAACTTTTCTGTCAATCATACAGATGATAGGAAATATAGTTGTCCCGATCCTAATGGAAAAATGGTCAAATCGTATTCGATGGCTATTGTCATTAGGAATTATCGGTGTTATCGGTTTTGCACTATTATGGTTAGGAACGGGATGGCTAGTATGGATTGGCGTTCTTATTATTGGGATTGTGCTAAGTGGATTGTTTCCTATTGGTTTATTATTACCATTGGATGAAGCACGCTCGCATGAAGAGGCCAATAGCTGGTCCTCAATGGTCATGTCTGGTGGATTTATGATGAGCGCAATTATTCCTACACTAATCGGTTATTGCTATGATTTAACAGGTAACCATTCGTTTACCTTCGTTATCTTTTTGCTATTAACGTTTGGGATTATTACTACAGCACTTGTATTAAGGAAGAAATAA
- a CDS encoding MFS transporter: MEEKSVSPFVTIIKSKPKLLALLIILLPVLSVTIDNTILSFALPQLTYALSPSAAQQLWIIDAYALVLASLLVTMGGIGDRKGHKKVLFIGSLGFSIISFIIIFSQNAGQIIAGRAALGFFGAMILPATLALIRSTFLDREERRLVVAAWATCLTIGSVLGPIIGGVLLTFFSWHAIFLISIPFFIPVIFFIHNFITESQEKLTGRVDFFSIGMSFIAMFGIMFGLKQVATGGEWELSLLSIGIGAIFAMLFVKRQLVLPNPLLDMSLFRNKSFSSLVFINMVSLGSLIGFIFFATQLLQISHRISPLISSFILVPGEIVAIISGIGIVVIAQKVKPNFIISGSFILIAISFLAVYSLTLTPLIIGLSFLFISSGVGIITTVSNDLIISSVIPEKAGGASSVSETAYEVGVVLGTTLIGGAITWWYRQSFLLPDYLQAKISEGSTDTLAGTLAVSESLPKDSSTELLNIANSAFLKGVEYTSLAAFCFILLTAILTFFFIKEEHPSNH; this comes from the coding sequence ATGGAGGAGAAATCTGTAAGTCCTTTCGTCACCATTATTAAAAGTAAACCAAAACTATTGGCACTTTTAATCATTTTATTGCCTGTTTTGAGTGTAACAATTGATAATACGATTCTGTCATTTGCCTTACCACAGCTTACATATGCATTATCACCGAGTGCTGCTCAACAGCTTTGGATAATAGATGCTTACGCTTTAGTGCTGGCAAGTTTACTTGTTACGATGGGTGGTATTGGTGATCGTAAAGGACACAAAAAAGTACTTTTTATCGGTAGTCTTGGATTTTCGATTATATCGTTTATTATCATTTTTTCGCAAAATGCAGGTCAAATTATTGCTGGTAGAGCGGCGCTAGGTTTTTTTGGCGCAATGATTCTACCTGCTACATTAGCCTTAATCCGTTCTACTTTTCTGGACCGAGAGGAGAGAAGATTAGTAGTAGCAGCATGGGCTACTTGCTTAACAATTGGTTCTGTACTTGGACCAATTATTGGCGGTGTATTACTTACTTTCTTTTCGTGGCATGCAATCTTTTTAATTTCAATTCCATTTTTTATTCCTGTCATATTCTTTATTCACAATTTTATTACCGAATCACAAGAAAAGTTAACTGGCAGAGTAGATTTCTTCAGTATTGGCATGAGTTTCATTGCCATGTTTGGTATTATGTTTGGGTTAAAACAAGTTGCTACTGGTGGAGAATGGGAACTAAGCTTACTAAGCATAGGGATAGGCGCTATTTTTGCTATGTTGTTTGTAAAAAGACAGCTTGTTTTACCTAATCCTTTGTTAGATATGAGTCTTTTTAGAAATAAAAGCTTTTCTTCGCTTGTCTTTATCAATATGGTCAGCTTGGGTTCATTAATAGGATTTATATTCTTTGCAACACAATTACTTCAAATATCGCATAGAATATCGCCATTAATTAGTAGTTTTATCCTTGTGCCAGGTGAAATAGTAGCGATTATTTCTGGAATAGGCATTGTTGTCATCGCGCAAAAGGTGAAACCTAATTTTATCATTAGTGGGTCCTTTATTCTTATTGCGATTTCTTTTTTAGCCGTCTATAGTTTAACACTTACACCTCTAATTATTGGTTTATCTTTTCTGTTCATTAGTAGTGGTGTGGGCATCATTACTACAGTATCCAATGACCTTATTATTTCATCAGTTATTCCTGAAAAAGCGGGTGGGGCCTCGTCGGTAAGTGAAACGGCCTATGAAGTTGGCGTTGTCCTTGGTACGACGTTAATTGGGGGAGCGATTACATGGTGGTATAGACAATCGTTTTTATTACCAGATTATCTTCAGGCTAAGATTTCAGAAGGTTCGACAGATACGCTTGCAGGTACTTTAGCGGTAAGTGAGTCGTTACCAAAAGATTCCTCGACTGAATTGCTCAATATTGCAAACTCTGCCTTCCTAAAGGGCGTTGAATATACGAGCTTAGCAGCATTTTGTTTCATATTACTTACGGCTATTTTAACTTTCTTTTTTATTAAAGAAGAGCATCCCTCTAATCATTGA